A window of the Lolium perenne isolate Kyuss_39 chromosome 7, Kyuss_2.0, whole genome shotgun sequence genome harbors these coding sequences:
- the LOC127316575 gene encoding NAC domain-containing protein 83 has product MEMRAPVMVKQGGQEVLRQLPPGFRFRPTDEELVLQYLRRKALALPLPAAVIPDVDNLYSLDPWDIPGASEGEKYFFAVRPSDGKSGGRTATASGYWKPAAGGRERPVVVSRCGRNHLVGVKKSMAFVPRRSRGKGRKTTSPAAPVQTGWVMHEYRLALPHQHKNGCCLGEAGTEEWVVCRIFKNDRSSSSSRQQTLGGHGTDDHRTMPMPQSPSSPASSSSCVTSGSSSDLQEEVSS; this is encoded by the exons atggagatgagggcaccgGTGATGGTGAAGCAGGGCGGGCAGGAGGTGCTGAGGCAGCTGCCGCCCGGGTTCCGTTTCCGTCCCACGGACGAGGAGCTGGTGCTGCAGTATCTCCGCCGCAAGGCCCTCGCCCTCCCGCTCCCCGCCGCCGTCATCCCCGACGTCGACAACCTCTACAGCCTCGACCCCTGGGATATCCCCG GCGCAAGCGAGGGGGAGAAGTACTTCTTCGCGGTCCGTCCGTCCGACGGTAAGAGCGGCGGCaggacggcgacggcgagcggGTACTGGAAGCCAGCCGCGGGAGGAAGGGAGAGGCCTGTGGTCGTGTCCCGGTGCGGCCGGAACCACCTCGTCGGCGTCAAGAAATCCATGGCGTTCGTGCCCCGCCGGAGTAGGGGCAAGGGCAGAAAGACGACGTCACCGGCGGCGCCGGTGCAGACCGGCTGGGTCATGCACGAGTACCGCCTCGCCCTGCCGCATCAACATAAGAAT GGTTGCTGCTTGGGTGAGGCTGGAACAGAAGAATGGGTCGTGTGCCGGATCTTTAAAAATGAcaggtcgtcgtcctcctccaggCAACAAACGCTGGGCGGCCACGGCACCGACGATCACCGCACGATGCCAATGCCGCAGTCACCATCGTCGCCGGCGTCGTCTTCCAGCTGCGTCACAAGCGGCAGCAGCTCGGACCTGCAAGAAGAGGTCAGCAGCTGA